CTAGCCAGGCTAGTCTTTCTAGAATTGCTTCCATCTTGAGGTGCTTCCTCGGGTCTCTCGGGTCTAGGTTTGAGTCTTGGCTCTAATACCAATTGTCACGGTCCGAATGTTTTGGGCATCGGGACCGTGCGACACGCTCTTACCTATCAGGCGGTAGGGGCGTAAGCCTTGTGCGGAACGAATTCAAAAGGCTCGTGTAGCACGAGCAAGCAAGGTTTATGAGAATGAGCGCTCTTGTCTACTGGCGACAAGAATGGGGCAGGGGTGCCGATCGGGCACTTGTGAGCGCACATCAGTCACAagtggggccgacgacgcgagTGTATCTGTTCAGGAGACTTTGTTGAGGCAAGAAAGCTTAAAAACGAGCGACGGCACAATATCAATAAAGGCTTACAACAACGCTAGAGATTAAGCAAGGCAACTTCTGGTGAGAGATATGGATTCATGCCCCTCGTAGAAGTTTATTTTGAATTGGCTAAAAACtgccagtgaacactggaacgacagtaacataataatcttATCTAAAGCCTAGAAACTTCAAAGAAAAGTGCTAGAAAGTTTAGATAAGACTAATACAAGGAAATATAAGAAAAGTACAAGgtaaggaaggttggattctaacaatAGGGCTACAACCTGTCTATATATATACCTCACTACCACTACCGCTAACACCAGCCTATTTCTGGTAATGTCTACCTCGTTTCTACAATTTCGTTGCAGCAAGAGATGTATCAGGGAAGGAGGGTTAGCCACCTGGGATTGATGTTGTAATTAGACTTCCTTGAGCAGTAATAATGTTATCATCATCTGCATCCAGTATTTGCTACCTCGATGAACTTTAAACACTGCTCTGTATTCTGTAGTTTTAGAAACATAATTATATGTCTGTATACAACAGTATAACACATTAACATGTCTGTTTCTTGTCCATTAAGCTCTCAACATGCCATTTTGCGGTACACTAGGTCTAATTCTAAcagtatatacggagtacttctcAGATAATTTTGTCAGACAATTTACAAGAAAGCTACACTGTACAGCAACATACAAGAGATTCAAAACCTGGAGAGAATAGTATTCCATGACAAAGAAAACCACTGGTTGTAGCAGCTGTCAAATCCATAGCACAAGCCTCCATGGTTACTCAGCATGTTTACCAACTAACTGTGACTGAGTTCTTTCTACACAAAAAACTATATGCTCGCAGCTCGCGAACAATTTCCAATCACTTTCTCCATCATTTTACTTTCAGTATCATCAGGTGATCTACCTTGGGGGCCTTTCTAGAGCAAACCAGCCAAATTTGCCCTTCCTGAAATCCGTAAGGATGCGAAATGAAGCCTGATGGACATCCCCGCTGAATAATTTGAGAGCAAGCTTGTGAACAAATCTgcaagtacaaaaaataaaggAATGAAGGTTAACAAACAAAATCCTTCATTCCAAGTGTGAAATAGGAATTCATGGACGTACATTTGACCAGTCTGTCCATCTGTCTCAATCCTGTAacgattgtaaagagcctttgTACCTAAACAAAGAGGCAAATGCTTGGATAATGAGAAATAATTCTTGCTAAAGAATAATGAACTACATCCTTCATCCCAGCTCAACTGTCCTCTGAATATTTCTAAGCATTTTAGCAATTTAATTCATGTGAGTACTAACGGAGTAAAATAGAAACTATCAAATATGAAGGACAGTAAAACTGGAAGAGTGTAATTCTTATATTCAATCGCCATTAAATATAATATCAAAAGAAAATGGGTAGAACCTATTGATGGTATCCTCGCCAGCATTTGCACAAGTATTGCCGCAATATCAGTGACATCATATGATCTCTCACCAATATCATCACAAATAGCAAGCTTTAAAGCAGCTGACTGATCACTGATCCTCATTGGAATTATACCCGGAGAGTCTAACAACTCTAGGTCCTTCCCGAACCGAACCCACCTTACCAAAGATAAAATATGTGGAAAAAGTAGGACGAGTCAAAGGTAGAAGAAGACAAAATAATCATATAAGAATTTTCAGAAACAAGACAATATAAATAACTGAAGAGTTGGCGAAATCAGCTATACACAGACTAGTTTAACCATGTTGGATGTTCCTTAAAATATGTCTCTCGCTCCGAGTGACCAAACACCGAGTCCAGGGGATGAAGCGCCCCTGTTAAAGTTTTCTGGGGGCGGGGgcgcggggggggggggggagatttGGGGGGACGTCCCCGaaactcatggtatctgttagactgctacggttttctgctTGGGTCTATTTCTGAGGCCTAATCCATTTTTGTTATGAACTTGTGATACACAACTCATTAGGTCATAAACCAAGCCAATTCCTATAATTTGTTTCCCCGAGATCAATCAAACTTCCTCTCATCAGCCtatggacgtagctaacacattatTGAACCAGGTAAATCTGTACGTTCTTTATTGTTATTCTTCGTTAATTTTTCTTGTATTCGTTATAAGTTATAACAGATCACAACCCACTGCTTAAACTGTTTGGTTTTCAAGAAAACAAGGGACGAAGTTAATTTGATAGCATGATCTAAACAATCTCAATCATATTCAAACTGGCCATAAAGATGTTGCAGGACAACAAATGAAGTATGAAGAAAGCTGTTTATTATCTCTGTAGAGTAAAACCCAGATTGAAGACAAGATGAAAATCCAGAAACTGCTTACCTAAGCTGTCGTGTAACGCCAGGTCGAGGAGCTGCAGCACATATTCTGCGCTTTAATAAACGATTAATCAATGATGATTTACCAACATTCGGATATCCCACAATCCCAGCTCGAACCTGTTTGATGAAAAATGATCATTGATGAGCAAAAGGAAAAGGTTATAGTTGCAAGATCAGAGAAGTAAAGGACTCAGCAAAGTGTTCAATGCTCTCTGGTTCGTTTATTTTTTTCAGAGTCAAAAGAAACTCCACTCCATGCCAAGTGATTATTTTGTGGGAACTAATCTGAACGTTCTAATACATTATTTTGTAGGAACTAATGTCAGTTTCACTACTGAATGGCAACCTTTCTACACTCCCCATAATTCTAAGCAATCAACAAGAATTCTTTTGCAAGTCCACTTTGCAAATTTGTGATTGTGCAATTATAGCTCAGCTTTCTCAATAGGCTGACTCATATTAAACCATTGGCCGCCAGGAGGGGAAAGAAACTATCAGAAAACCATGTTTCAACAGCAAGTATAAATAGAGTAACTATCTAGAGATTCTGTTTCAACAGCAAGTCAGCAAAACGTAAATCTACCTCATAGTTTTTCTTATTAACAGCTCAAAAAGTACAAAAACGATCATGTATTTCCTCACTTTCCTTCAGCATGGGAGGAACTCTGAGAAAAGTTAGGAAATAAGGAAGCAGAACGAGTACATTGTATAAGATTTTATCATATCCTAAAGTTGTTCATCCCGGAATCATGTTCCACATATTCTCTGCTTGTAAAGTTTCAGTACTATCCTTATCAGCTTCTTGGTTATGCCTATTCTTAAAAGAAATACTGTTATTTCAGAAAGCATCGCATCAAGCCATCCATTCACCTGCCATTCCTACCAGTACAGATTTCCAGATGTCATGTTCTAAGAAGAGAGATGTGTTATTTCTTTCTGAAACCCCGCGCTCCCACCTCGCCCCTTCCAAATCATGGCCACACCTTTCTgtagataataagagataaaagGTATATTCTGTCCTTGTTTAGCCATTTGGTCTACAGCAGCAGTTAACGGACAATCAGGGTGATCAAATGCAAATTTCACACAAACTCATTAAGTTTTAAGGAGTTGGGGGATGGGTATGGAAGGACAGTGCTGGATAAAAATTATACTTCCTTAAAGATACGatgaaatgagcaaataaatgtCAACCACAATTATGATAAAGCTCCTTTAATAGAGATGCTCAAGCTACATAATCACTGCTTAAGCCAAGAACAGAACTGGCTTAAAACACTCATACAGTTTCATTAAGGAAAGAAAgtggaaagaaagaaaagggacGATGAACAACATACGAAAACATGATTTATATTCCTTCAATTAAACTTGACAAAATTTTCAAGTTAAAATTCTTAGTAACTTATGGATGGCAGTAACTCTGAAATTGACTTTGTAGCTTCAGCATGTGACAAAGAcatagaagaagaaaaaggtcATTTAAACTTTTTAAGTGCCGAATAGGACCTAGAGCGTAGCATAACAACTTTGTTCTCAGACAAGGAAATTTTGGCAGATTGTAATGTCAAATAAAACACAAAAGCACTCAAGAAAGTTTTTAAGAACATACAGCACGAGGAAGTAACCCCCTGGCCCGTCGTTTGACATTTACATCATCCGCAAGTGATTTTGCCAGCCGACTCAATTTCATGCTGCCCTGGATGTATCCAATGACAAGTCATCGTCTACAGTATTCAGAACTGGATAAAAGTTAAAAAGAGTTGATAATGTCAATACCATTCCAAGCTGACCATTAGAGAATACAACTCTTATTCCCTGCTTAGCAAAATGGTCTGCCCAGGCATTTCGGTCTGACGTGCATATCATGTCTTCTCTGTTCAAAACTATAATTCTTTTGCGATTACCAACCCACAAGTCCATCTGAGGATTACTCACACAAATATCAATTACAGTCAAACTAACTCACACTTTTGAGTGTTATGATCCGTTAAATCGGTTATTAAGCAGTCAAACATCAGAGATAATCTACCTGGGGATGACTTGTTGACATAGGAATTCTGGCATCCCGTACCTCTACCACCACATCCATCAGTTTGATTTGCTCCTTCAGCTCTCTTTCTGTTTTTGCTATGTGACCAGGGTACCACTGTATTATTGGAAGAAAACAATTAACTAATAATAAACCAGAAAACCCGAGCTGATATTTATAATGCATCATTTAAGATACAAAAGTACCTGAACAGGACGCAGTGCCTTAATCCAGTGTTGAAGATCTGTCTCCAGATCAAACCAATCATCCTCAACCTTTCTGCTATCATTTCCTTGTCTATACTGAGTTGGACTCCCACCAACAATCTGCATGTTTCCATTAGATACAAAAGCATGTTTCCATTATATTTAAAGGCAAACACAAGCCTCTCTATAAACGTGAGCAGAAATCCAAGcaacagaagaaaaaaaataaagatgaAGGGATTTCCTATCACCACAACATGTAAGCTGATCTAACATAAAATAACTTGTTCTCAATAATATCTTAGATAAACAACTTTCTTTCAAACAATGAAATTGTAGTATCCAATAATAGCCACAATTTGGAAGGAAACTAGCAGGAGTTATGTTTTAGACCTTTTAAGCAATATAATCAATGTagtcattttaaaaaaaaggattCATAGTTAGGTATAAGTCAATATTAGCATACTAGTGCGTACATAAATTAATGGAGACTTGAGGCATAAAGAAACAAAGGATGGTTTCAGAGTTAATCATGGAACTAACGAACGGAAAAGTTGCATAACTTCATTACTTCAAGTAATGAGTATGTTCTCAGGGAACGAATCAAATATCATGACAATAAAGCGAAACCTTAACAACTTGTACTACAGTGGAATTCATTTACTTCTGTTCTTTTTTCTCTCCACTGTTTGATTCAGGAAGTGATTTTTATGGACTCATGCAAAATTCGAGGCCAGGAATTTCTCAATTGAGCGAAACATATTGCCATACTTACATGGGAGTTTGTGCCTCCACAAGCTCATAGAGTCATAGTTCACTTATGCCATCTCTAAAGGACAACCTAAGCAGCACCCCACAATGCCCATGAACGTTTTCATTTTGGGGGCAATTTCCCTAATTCCCAAAGTGAATTCGATTAACAGATTAAAAAACACAACTTATCTCAACATACAGTGCACTCCACGATAAATCTCATTGTTATCAAAGCTACTTTCCATTACCCATTTTGAAGAACTCACACTGCTATACTTCAATTTCAGCCGTACATGACACAGTAATATACTCCTCAGACATCACCCTCGCAACCTCGTTTATCCTTTACCTTAAACCAAACTACCCGTTCAGGTACATCATACCTTAAACCCTAGAACCCAATTAATTATTGCTCCACACTAACCAAAGTTTATCAATCCATATAAGAAAAAGTAACTGGCCAATCTAATGCAACCTCAAAAGTCCTTTGCCAACATTAATAATAATAGCATCATCACCATAAAGAACAAGTGTAAATAGGATGTTCGGTCCATTTGGTTCAGCTCAAGTCATTGTCATGTCAATTAGCTTGTTCGTCATGTCGAGTAAATTTTTGACACCTCCACTCGGAATACAATCCTTTCTTTGAAATAAAATCCACacctaattttttttacaagAACCACATTTAAAACAAATTTTACCCTCATGATGAGACTTAACTGCTCTTGATTTTGTGACACTGATACAAGAATACTAAGTATAATACATGGGATTACAGAAACATCTAAATTCTAGTGGGAAAGTTCATTAAAAGTGCTAAAACAATAGATTTGATTCTGAACAGAAAGTATAATACACATTATCAAATAAacagaaattaaatttgaaagaattggaaaaaagaaaaacctGAATGGTGGGTGAGGACTGCATATGAGTTGAGGCGAAAGCTGCAAGTGAGCGTTTTCCATTAAAAGGATGATTTTGTAGAAAACAATTGTTGGTTAAGGAGTTTGGTAAGCAAACCCCTGAAAATTGAACTGCCATTTGGGGTTTGTTGAGTGAGGCTGAGATGAGGGTTCTAAACAATTATCCAGCCTATTTATTTTCCCCCTTTTTCATTCAATTATGGAGGGGTGTTTAAAATTCGGATTTTTCACGAAATGATCCTGACATTTGCTATAATGGAGCAAATGGCGGTTGAATAATATAAACCGCTATCTAAGATAACGGTTTGACTTAAAACAAAACCGCGCGGTTTTATAAGGGGTTAACCGCTACCTGAAATGGCGGTTCATTAAATACATAAGCCGCTatttcagatagcggtttaccaCTTTAAACCGTTgtttcagatagcggtttattatagattttataaaaaaaattagaccggCTTTCTtactgacgtggacggtagagTGGGAAATAAGTGAAAAAGTAGCGTATTTTGGAAATTTACGAATTTTcaaacaatattgaaggaaatcgctccccTTAATGTACcaaatatttttaaatttttcagAATGCATCAAATATCCTAAGTTTTataaaataacacaaaataTCCTTAATGACCATTTTCCGTCAATTtcgttaagtctccgttagcgTGAATTTACTTTTCTGCCCTTACTCAACCATTTTCTCTACTAACCCTATTATTAACACTTAAtctatacttcctccgtttcgcaatagatgcatcatttcttttttcacgtaTCCCAACATGCTTCTTTGAAccttaatatctctaattgcgtgtaagtaaaaattataaaaaattgatattcgaAATCCTCGcattgatacgaatttaacaatatctcacttgactatttttgtttttatataatgtgaaagaataattGTCAAAGTTAGTTAATGAATAGTATCCAAagagaaacgatgcatctattgcggaacagaggaagtactatatattaaaattaTATCAGATCCCGTACACGCACTGAATTTGATCATTTTTTttccacaaaatatttaactgaatatctcccaaactactgcatagttataacatttttaacatactcgtttaaatttattaatctaatatgcatatttaaaatgctaatatggtactttgacaaaaatattgagtgatatattttccattattaatatagcgatttgactaaaatattaccaatttataataattattattacgtcatATCTGTTATTTCCatatataatttataaactaaattttgtttccatactaaatattttataaaaaaaggtagagaataaaaataaaataaaacagatacacttttttgggaaagtgatttttggcgggaaaaaatcgcaccatgaattgacacgtgtcattcctggtgtctcttttagtatatagtaataaaaGCGCTGTGAAAAATGTCTATGTGTGACGTAGTACTTCCCATTGAGGTTCAAACACAAGACCTCAAGCATAGatgataactctcattaccatcttaaccaaccacttaTTTTGGTTCATCTcttcatatcaatttataaataaatgataACGTGAAGTGTAAAACAACTAATTTTTTATGTAACATTTTATTTTCAGGGACTATTttgataataaaaaattaataattaaagcaTTAGGCTCTgttatgttcgacttattttgacttatttcagacaaaataagttcagataagttcagttaagttcagataagttctgaaagttcagataatataagttcagtaaaATAAGTATTTATTAGAaaatttcacacacaaataagtttatttcacaaaaaatatgtttttttagataaaataagttcagataagttcagttaagttcagataagttcagttaatttcagataagttcagatgatataagttcagtcaaaataagtccaatataACGTAGCCTTTGAACAACTATGAAGAACATGATATCgtaagtctcataagcatcaactatagaaaCATCCTGCATAGttgcatactccctccgtattttaaaaagagatacactttgaccAGCACATAGTTGTAGGAGGGtgtgttgaatttattaaaataagatgaaagtggggtagtgggtgaattatttgTTATGCTCCCTCCATCCAAGATTAGTtgttacgttttcctttttcgtccgtcccagattagttgttacacttctaaatgaggaatgaccccacaattatatattgtctctctcttcccattaaatttttttttgtccccacaccctctctcattcaattaaaaaaaataccccactaactcctatcacatctactttttcaataaaataacaattgataaccaaacaaccacttatcacctgaaactttgtgcaaagataagtgtaacaactaatctgggatagAGTGAGTATtaaaaaagatgatgtgagtaagtgtagggatcacaagaaagagagaactattaatataattggaagtggggaccaaaacatgtcaaaaaagaaaagtgtatctctttttaaaatacaaccGTTAAGGAAAGTgtatttctttttaaaatacggacggagtatatatctaatttggtgtttaataATTTGAAGCACTCAGTTCcaataaaaaacaaattataaaaattgtaagatgatcaattgaaaaattacttggcatgataaatgacttacTGTATCTTGTAGTTACGAACTTAATGG
This Spinacia oleracea cultivar Varoflay chromosome 6, BTI_SOV_V1, whole genome shotgun sequence DNA region includes the following protein-coding sequences:
- the LOC110775375 gene encoding DAR GTPase 3, chloroplastic, yielding MAVQFSGVCLPNSLTNNCFLQNHPFNGKRSLAAFASTHMQSSPTIQIVGGSPTQYRQGNDSRKVEDDWFDLETDLQHWIKALRPVQWYPGHIAKTERELKEQIKLMDVVVEVRDARIPMSTSHPQMDLWVGNRKRIIVLNREDMICTSDRNAWADHFAKQGIRVVFSNGQLGMGSMKLSRLAKSLADDVNVKRRARGLLPRAVRAGIVGYPNVGKSSLINRLLKRRICAAAPRPGVTRQLRWVRFGKDLELLDSPGIIPMRISDQSAALKLAICDDIGERSYDVTDIAAILVQMLARIPSIGTKALYNRYRIETDGQTGQIFVHKLALKLFSGDVHQASFRILTDFRKGKFGWFALERPPR